One window of Prochlorococcus marinus XMU1408 genomic DNA carries:
- a CDS encoding urease subunit gamma, with product MYLSPQEKDKLLVVTAALLAERRLNRGLKLNHPESVAWLSFQVLEGARDGKSVSTLMNEGTTWLTKEQVMEGVPELIHEVQIEAVFPDGTKLVTLHNPIN from the coding sequence ATGTACTTAAGTCCTCAAGAAAAAGACAAATTACTTGTAGTTACTGCTGCTCTATTGGCAGAGCGAAGATTAAATAGAGGTTTAAAATTAAATCATCCTGAATCTGTAGCTTGGCTTAGCTTTCAAGTGCTTGAAGGTGCTAGGGATGGAAAAAGTGTCTCAACCTTAATGAACGAGGGAACCACTTGGTTAACAAAAGAACAAGTCATGGAAGGTGTCCCTGAACTTATCCATGAAGTTCAAATAGAAGCTGTTTTTCCAGATGGAACGAAGCTGGTAACACTTCATAATCCAATTAACTAA
- a CDS encoding LL-diaminopimelate aminotransferase, which translates to MVQVNADYLKLKAGYLFPEISRRIKDFTSKNPDTDLIRLGIGDVTEPLPLACREAMKAAIEEMGTEEGFRGYGPEQGYHWLRESISKNDYLSRGCEISADEIFVSDGSKCDSSNILDILGKDNKIAVTDPVYPVYVDSNVMTGRTGEVNESGEYHGLSYIPINSENGFEAEIPKEKFDLIYLCFPNNPTGAVATREKLSSWVEYAKQNNSLILFDAAYEAFIKDDSIPHSIYEIDGAKDCAIEFRSFSKNAGFTGTRCAFTVIPKSLKGKANSEEVDLWSLWNRRQSTKFNGVSYIVQRGAEAVYSKEGQVQIKKLVSFYMENAEIIKKNLTSAGFEVFGAVNAPYAWIKTPKNITSWGFFDFLLEKANVVGTPGSGFGAAGEGYFRLSAFNSRENVEKAMQRILGA; encoded by the coding sequence GTGGTTCAAGTTAATGCTGATTACCTGAAATTAAAAGCAGGTTATCTTTTTCCCGAGATTTCTAGAAGAATTAAGGACTTTACTTCAAAGAATCCAGATACTGATTTAATCCGGTTAGGGATTGGTGATGTAACTGAACCTCTACCTCTGGCTTGTCGTGAAGCTATGAAAGCTGCTATTGAAGAGATGGGAACAGAAGAAGGCTTTAGAGGGTATGGCCCTGAGCAAGGCTATCACTGGCTTAGAGAGAGTATCTCTAAAAATGATTATTTATCCCGTGGCTGTGAGATTTCAGCAGATGAAATATTTGTTTCAGATGGCTCAAAATGCGACAGCAGTAATATTTTAGATATTCTCGGTAAGGATAATAAAATAGCTGTAACTGATCCTGTTTATCCAGTATATGTTGATTCAAATGTGATGACGGGTAGAACAGGAGAGGTTAACGAATCAGGGGAATATCACGGTTTAAGTTATATCCCAATTAATTCAGAGAATGGTTTCGAGGCTGAAATACCAAAAGAAAAATTTGATTTAATTTATCTTTGTTTTCCTAATAACCCAACTGGAGCAGTAGCGACTAGAGAAAAATTATCTTCTTGGGTCGAATATGCAAAACAAAATAATTCTTTGATTCTTTTTGATGCTGCTTATGAGGCTTTCATTAAAGATGATTCAATTCCTCATTCGATTTATGAAATTGACGGAGCCAAAGATTGTGCAATTGAGTTTCGCTCTTTTTCAAAAAATGCTGGTTTTACTGGAACAAGATGTGCTTTTACAGTTATTCCGAAGTCTTTAAAAGGTAAAGCGAACTCAGAAGAAGTCGACCTTTGGTCTTTATGGAATCGTCGTCAAAGTACTAAATTTAATGGCGTAAGTTATATAGTTCAGAGAGGGGCTGAGGCTGTTTACTCCAAAGAAGGTCAAGTACAGATTAAAAAATTGGTAAGTTTTTATATGGAAAATGCTGAAATTATTAAAAAAAATCTTACCTCTGCAGGATTTGAAGTTTTTGGGGCTGTTAATGCTCCCTATGCTTGGATCAAAACACCCAAAAATATTACTTCTTGGGGCTTTTTTGATTTCTTGCTTGAAAAAGCAAATGTTGTTGGTACACCAGGAAGTGGTTTTGGCGCTGCTGGAGAAGGTTATTTTAGATTGTCAGCATTCAATAGTAGGGAAAATGTTGAAAAAGCCATGCAAAGGATCTTAGGGGCGTGA
- a CDS encoding RNA recognition motif domain-containing protein, which yields MTIYIGNLSFDAEIEDIVGVFSSYGEVTNCKLPLERETGRKRGFAFVDMGDEAQEQKAIDDLQDVEWMGRAIRVTKARPKNN from the coding sequence ATGACTATTTACATCGGGAATCTTTCTTTTGATGCCGAGATTGAAGATATTGTTGGAGTATTTAGCAGCTATGGAGAAGTAACTAATTGTAAGCTCCCATTAGAAAGGGAAACAGGTAGAAAAAGAGGCTTCGCTTTTGTTGACATGGGTGATGAAGCTCAAGAACAAAAGGCAATTGATGATCTTCAAGATGTTGAATGGATGGGTAGAGCCATAAGGGTTACAAAAGCTAGACCTAAAAATAATTAA
- a CDS encoding urease accessory protein UreD, with amino-acid sequence MKSQWHGTCDLRLFKKSSHKEIDSLKTMHQAKCTAPLKLMKVFNDKKDGRCEIPILHSAGGIVGGDQLTININAEEDSSAICSSVAAQKVYGSRGRSKLNPQGSWASQKCLFQIEKNSDFEWIPQELIIYQGGLFEQTMTVSVDPSSSFLCVDLVRLGRTAAEEQLGNGVWRSSLEIFRKNTKGKHYEFSDRLELSGEALKSMHGLNEQPVFGSLTWITPKGINQKDLSDLLVKCRQQRSGLEGFMTCSLLENGISARYTGSSTQSARFWFYRIWSLTRILRKLSMPEYMRIWPMQENPSRDKKCPS; translated from the coding sequence ATGAAATCTCAATGGCATGGAACTTGTGATCTAAGACTTTTCAAGAAGTCAAGTCATAAGGAGATCGATAGTCTCAAAACAATGCATCAGGCGAAATGCACTGCTCCATTGAAATTAATGAAAGTATTTAATGATAAAAAAGATGGAAGATGTGAAATACCAATTCTCCATAGTGCTGGTGGAATAGTTGGAGGAGATCAACTCACAATAAATATAAATGCTGAAGAAGATAGCAGTGCTATATGTTCTTCTGTAGCAGCTCAAAAAGTTTATGGAAGTAGAGGTAGGTCAAAATTAAATCCACAAGGGAGCTGGGCGAGTCAAAAATGTTTATTTCAGATTGAAAAAAATTCTGACTTTGAGTGGATTCCTCAAGAATTAATTATTTATCAAGGAGGGCTGTTTGAACAAACTATGACTGTTAGTGTTGACCCCTCATCAAGCTTTTTATGTGTTGATTTGGTTCGCCTAGGAAGAACTGCTGCAGAAGAGCAACTTGGTAATGGAGTATGGAGATCATCTTTAGAAATCTTTAGGAAAAATACCAAAGGAAAACATTATGAATTTAGTGATCGTTTAGAACTATCTGGAGAAGCTCTAAAATCGATGCATGGGTTAAATGAGCAACCAGTATTTGGATCTTTAACTTGGATAACTCCTAAAGGAATAAACCAAAAAGATCTATCTGATTTACTAGTCAAATGCCGACAACAAAGATCTGGACTTGAGGGATTCATGACTTGTAGTCTTCTAGAAAATGGTATCTCAGCAAGATACACAGGGTCATCAACACAATCAGCTCGATTTTGGTTTTATAGAATTTGGAGTCTTACTAGAATTTTAAGAAAATTAAGCATGCCTGAATACATGAGGATTTGGCCAATGCAAGAAAATCCATCAAGAGATAAAAAATGTCCATCGTGA
- a CDS encoding photosystem II high light acclimation radical SAM protein, whose protein sequence is MTTNLTSELKNLGPKSEVKVLYVRLPCNPIFPIGPIYLADHIHKCFPEIQQLILDLASLPILDVERILINSIKKFNPTLIVFSWRDIQIYAPVDGRGGNPLQNSFEVFYAQNPLKKIRGALGGFQLMKSHYGEIWRNQRLIKKGLKYAKKFKPNATAIVGGGAVSVFYNQLKKSLPKGTIISLGEGELLIEKLIRGDSIIEERCFIVGDTPREKLIHEKPNNITKTACNYSYIESIWPEFKWYLEGGDFYIGVQTKRGCPHNCCYCIYTVIEGKKVRINPVSEVIKEIKQLYNLGVRGFWFTDAQFIPSRGHIQNAKDILRAIYNEGLHDIHWAAYIRADNLDEELAELMVLTGMSYFEIGITSGSQELVRKMRMGYNLKTVLKNCELLAKAGFKDHVSVNYSFNVIDERPETIRQTVAYHRELENIFGADIVEPSIFFIGLQPHTLLEEYGLKNGLLKPGYNPMSLMPWTARKLLWNPEPMGKEFGRICLEAFDINPNDFGRTVMDLLERDYGVSSLNEALTVEVKNRPVLAKSLR, encoded by the coding sequence ATGACAACAAATTTAACTTCTGAATTGAAGAATCTTGGACCTAAATCAGAGGTTAAGGTCTTGTATGTCAGGCTGCCTTGTAATCCAATTTTTCCAATTGGACCAATTTATTTAGCTGATCATATACATAAATGTTTTCCAGAAATTCAACAATTAATTTTAGATTTAGCATCATTACCCATACTTGATGTAGAAAGAATATTAATAAATAGCATTAAAAAGTTCAATCCTACTTTAATAGTTTTTTCATGGAGAGATATACAAATTTATGCACCTGTAGATGGAAGAGGTGGTAATCCATTACAAAATTCATTTGAAGTTTTTTATGCTCAAAATCCTCTAAAAAAGATTCGAGGTGCGTTGGGTGGTTTTCAACTTATGAAGAGTCATTATGGTGAAATATGGAGGAACCAGAGATTAATCAAAAAGGGATTAAAATATGCAAAGAAATTCAAGCCAAATGCTACTGCAATAGTTGGAGGTGGTGCTGTTAGTGTTTTTTATAATCAACTTAAAAAATCTCTACCAAAAGGTACCATTATCTCCTTAGGCGAAGGAGAGTTATTAATAGAGAAATTAATAAGAGGTGACTCAATCATCGAAGAAAGATGTTTCATAGTTGGAGATACACCTAGAGAAAAACTCATTCATGAAAAACCGAATAATATAACTAAAACTGCGTGCAACTATAGTTATATTGAATCTATTTGGCCTGAGTTTAAATGGTATTTAGAAGGTGGTGACTTCTATATTGGAGTACAAACCAAGAGAGGTTGTCCTCATAACTGTTGTTATTGCATTTATACTGTCATTGAAGGTAAAAAAGTCAGAATTAATCCAGTAAGTGAAGTTATAAAAGAAATCAAACAATTATATAACCTAGGAGTTCGTGGCTTTTGGTTCACTGATGCCCAATTCATACCTTCCAGAGGACATATTCAAAATGCTAAAGACATCCTTCGAGCTATTTACAATGAAGGTTTGCACGATATTCATTGGGCTGCATATATACGGGCTGACAATTTAGATGAAGAGTTAGCTGAATTAATGGTTCTAACAGGTATGAGCTATTTCGAAATAGGAATAACTTCTGGCTCCCAAGAGCTTGTAAGAAAAATGAGAATGGGATACAACTTAAAAACCGTTTTAAAAAATTGCGAACTTCTTGCAAAAGCTGGTTTTAAAGACCACGTGTCAGTAAATTATTCTTTCAATGTTATAGATGAGCGTCCAGAGACAATAAGACAAACAGTTGCTTACCACAGAGAACTAGAAAATATTTTTGGAGCTGACATTGTCGAGCCTTCTATATTTTTCATAGGACTTCAACCTCATACATTACTAGAGGAATATGGACTGAAAAATGGTCTTTTAAAGCCAGGATATAACCCTATGAGTTTGATGCCTTGGACTGCTAGAAAACTCTTGTGGAATCCTGAGCCAATGGGCAAAGAATTTGGAAGGATTTGTTTAGAAGCATTTGATATAAATCCAAATGATTTCGGTAGAACCGTTATGGATTTATTAGAAAGAGATTATGGAGTTTCATCTTTAAATGAAGCATTAACCGTCGAGGTTAAAAATCGTCCAGTACTTGCAAAAAGTCTTCGTTGA
- the rpsU gene encoding 30S ribosomal protein S21: MTQVTVGENEGIESALRRFKRQVSKAGIFGELKRLRHHETPVEKYKRKLQQRRRSRRR; the protein is encoded by the coding sequence TTGACTCAAGTAACTGTTGGAGAAAACGAAGGCATTGAATCAGCGCTTCGCCGTTTTAAACGTCAGGTTTCCAAAGCTGGCATCTTTGGTGAATTAAAGCGCCTTCGTCATCATGAAACTCCTGTAGAAAAATATAAGCGTAAACTGCAACAGAGACGCAGAAGCAGAAGAAGGTAA
- a CDS encoding urease subunit beta, giving the protein MSYLIPGELIPEEGFIELNKGREITTIKVSNVSDRPIQIGSHYHFFESNQGLIFDRQSSLGKRLDIPAGTAIRFEPGDQREVNLVPYSGDRKIFGFNGLINASLKK; this is encoded by the coding sequence ATGTCTTATTTGATTCCTGGAGAACTTATTCCTGAAGAAGGTTTTATAGAACTGAATAAAGGAAGAGAAATCACAACTATAAAAGTCTCTAATGTGTCTGACCGACCAATTCAAATAGGCTCTCATTATCATTTTTTTGAATCAAATCAAGGTCTAATTTTTGATCGTCAAAGTTCTCTTGGTAAAAGATTAGACATACCTGCTGGTACTGCTATTAGATTTGAGCCAGGTGATCAAAGAGAAGTCAATCTTGTTCCATACTCAGGGGACCGTAAAATTTTTGGATTCAACGGGCTCATAAACGCCTCACTTAAAAAGTAA
- a CDS encoding CPBP family intramembrane glutamic endopeptidase: MSQRRQWIPTFSLFLFLYPAGWFISRILYLFNRDISSNNLSIIGTIITFFMFLFVLPGWGRTRWKTNHTWLSLGLDFRNKLRSLKIFCSGFIFSFFLLLTFCLFIFLCGWIDGFDNIKLGELLNAILLIVGIVFAEEIVFRGWLLQEMVLLFGLRRGIFVQSAIFSLAHYRSDIGFLALIPFLTGLFLFGLVLNLRRAIDQGSLWGCVGLHGGLVGTWYLLDSGMVIFSNETPYYLLGPSKYMVNPIASVFGIIILLTTIFFQRRLFASTGRFLTSTVNASFKDETP, from the coding sequence TTGAGTCAAAGAAGGCAGTGGATTCCTACATTCTCTTTGTTTTTATTTTTATACCCTGCTGGATGGTTTATTAGTCGTATTTTGTATCTTTTTAATCGTGATATTAGTTCAAACAATTTAAGTATAATAGGAACCATAATAACATTTTTCATGTTTTTGTTTGTTCTACCTGGTTGGGGAAGGACAAGATGGAAAACTAATCATACTTGGTTGTCTTTAGGATTGGATTTTAGGAATAAGTTGCGATCTCTAAAAATATTTTGTAGTGGATTCATTTTTTCATTCTTCCTATTATTAACTTTTTGTCTATTTATTTTTTTGTGCGGATGGATTGATGGGTTTGACAATATAAAACTTGGTGAACTATTAAATGCGATATTATTAATAGTAGGTATTGTTTTTGCTGAAGAGATAGTTTTTCGAGGCTGGCTATTACAAGAGATGGTTCTTTTGTTTGGTTTGAGAAGAGGAATTTTTGTTCAATCTGCAATTTTTAGTCTTGCTCACTATAGGTCTGACATTGGTTTTTTAGCTTTAATTCCTTTTTTAACCGGTCTTTTTCTTTTTGGATTAGTTCTTAATTTAAGACGAGCTATTGATCAAGGATCTTTATGGGGTTGTGTTGGTTTGCATGGGGGATTGGTTGGAACTTGGTATCTTTTGGATTCAGGAATGGTTATTTTTTCTAATGAAACCCCATATTATTTACTTGGACCAAGTAAATATATGGTGAATCCAATTGCAAGTGTTTTTGGGATAATAATTTTGTTAACAACAATATTTTTTCAACGAAGACTTTTTGCAAGTACTGGACGATTTTTAACCTCGACGGTTAATGCTTCATTTAAAGATGAAACTCCATAA
- a CDS encoding AbrB family transcriptional regulator produces the protein MNPTMTLFIYLLSGAALGSLMLLSGIPAAPLLGSILAAGCLSISGQFEPAQWPIGTKTLLGIGVGTVIGTGINRDTLSELQTLWKPAVLITITLILTGLFVGFIVVRLFGIDPLIALLGSAPGGTLGMSLVGAELGVGAAVAAIHAFRLIAVLLITPAVVKYLAPIVGINVN, from the coding sequence ATGAATCCTACGATGACTTTGTTCATATACTTGCTCAGTGGTGCTGCTTTAGGAAGTTTAATGCTACTCAGTGGCATTCCTGCTGCGCCTCTTCTTGGATCGATTTTGGCCGCAGGATGCTTGAGCATAAGTGGTCAGTTTGAACCTGCGCAATGGCCTATTGGTACCAAAACGTTACTTGGAATTGGAGTAGGAACCGTAATAGGTACAGGTATTAATCGAGATACTCTCTCAGAGTTGCAAACCCTTTGGAAGCCAGCAGTTTTAATTACTATTACTCTTATCCTGACAGGACTATTTGTTGGCTTTATTGTAGTCCGATTGTTTGGCATCGATCCCTTGATAGCTTTACTAGGTTCTGCACCTGGAGGAACTCTCGGCATGAGTTTGGTGGGAGCTGAGCTCGGGGTTGGTGCTGCAGTTGCAGCAATTCATGCATTTAGATTAATAGCAGTGTTATTAATTACTCCAGCTGTCGTTAAATATTTAGCACCGATCGTTGGAATAAATGTTAATTAG
- a CDS encoding DUF1830 domain-containing protein, whose amino-acid sequence MVDFSYRNITSSMVILKCIGPDSFFLERAIFPQEVFSSMAPEGSQLEIWGIESYGPNLEQRLRVSSSKKEDTVAA is encoded by the coding sequence ATGGTCGATTTCTCTTATCGAAATATCACTTCAAGCATGGTTATATTGAAATGTATTGGACCAGATAGTTTCTTTCTAGAGAGAGCGATCTTTCCACAAGAAGTTTTTTCCTCTATGGCACCAGAAGGCTCACAGTTAGAGATTTGGGGTATAGAGTCCTATGGGCCAAATTTAGAACAACGTCTTAGAGTATCTTCTTCTAAGAAAGAAGATACAGTTGCAGCATAG
- a CDS encoding porin: MKLFQRLLVAPAALGLMAPVAANADTAFSSSTSLSGGAVFTIGSVADGGTTDTEEELYMQYAYGLDVTSSFTGEDMLYMGMETGNASGPLASMDSSVGGTGAITLHSLFYAFPVGDLEVTAGPLVDQDDVVAATTSAYSDAFRLGSMPYSLAGNETGPGIGVAYSNDNGVVASVSFVSVGGSDSTVGIGADDGDDVSTFTLGYDGDGFGGGLVIATNDGEAGTAGYDTFGGGIYYSPESIPATISVAYDTTDPETGADATDLFVGVDYEVGPGTLSAAYNSTDIDGSDSEDSTGFEVSYSYGLNDYVSVTAGFFTVEDTSTGDDDTGVVAETYFSF, from the coding sequence ATGAAGCTTTTTCAGCGTTTGCTGGTAGCTCCTGCTGCATTGGGCCTAATGGCTCCAGTTGCAGCTAATGCAGATACTGCATTTTCATCATCTACATCTCTTTCTGGTGGTGCTGTTTTTACTATTGGTTCTGTTGCCGACGGTGGAACAACTGATACAGAAGAAGAGCTTTATATGCAATATGCATATGGCCTTGATGTAACTTCAAGTTTTACTGGTGAAGACATGCTTTATATGGGCATGGAGACTGGTAATGCTAGTGGACCACTCGCAAGCATGGATAGCTCAGTCGGTGGTACTGGTGCGATTACATTGCATTCTTTGTTTTATGCATTCCCTGTTGGAGATCTTGAAGTAACTGCTGGTCCTTTAGTTGATCAGGATGATGTAGTTGCAGCAACAACTTCTGCTTACTCAGATGCTTTCAGATTAGGCAGCATGCCTTACTCTTTGGCTGGTAATGAAACTGGTCCTGGAATTGGTGTTGCATACTCTAACGACAACGGTGTAGTTGCTTCTGTTAGCTTCGTTTCTGTTGGTGGATCTGATTCAACAGTAGGAATTGGTGCAGACGATGGTGATGATGTTTCAACTTTCACTCTTGGCTATGACGGCGACGGGTTTGGAGGTGGTCTTGTAATCGCGACCAACGATGGTGAAGCTGGTACAGCTGGATATGACACATTCGGTGGAGGTATCTACTACAGCCCTGAGTCAATCCCCGCAACAATCAGTGTTGCTTATGACACAACTGATCCAGAGACTGGTGCTGATGCAACTGATTTGTTCGTTGGTGTTGACTACGAAGTTGGACCTGGAACATTAAGTGCTGCTTACAATTCAACTGATATTGATGGCAGTGACTCTGAAGATTCAACCGGATTCGAAGTTTCTTACAGCTACGGACTAAATGACTATGTATCCGTTACAGCTGGATTCTTCACTGTAGAAGACACAAGTACTGGTGATGATGACACTGGGGTAGTTGCTGAAACTTATTTTAGCTTCTAA
- the ureC gene encoding urease subunit alpha: protein MPFKISRQAYAETYGPTKGDRIRLADTDLILEVEKDHTHYGDEVKFGGGKVIRDGMGQSQLSRDNGVVDTVITNALILDWWGIVKADIGIKNGRISGIGKAGNPDTQEGVNIFIGASTEAIAGEGNIITAGGIDSHIHFICPQQIETALASGVTTMLGGGTGPATGTNATTCTPGAFHISRMLQSAEGFPVNLGFFGKGNVTNKEALEEQVRAGACGLKLHEDWGTTPACIDSCLTVADNLDVQVCIHTDTLNEAGFVEDTIRAIKGRTIHTFHTEGAGGGHAPDIIKICGESNVIPSSTNPTRPFTLNTLEEHLDMLMVCHHLDPKIPEDVAFAESRIRRETIAAEDILHDLGAFSIIASDSQAMGRVGEVISRTFQTAHKMKVQRGPLPEDNERNDNHRIKRYISKVTINPAIAHGINSHVGSIEVGKLADLVLWKPGFFGIKPDLVVKGGSIAWAQMGDANASIPTPQPVHGRPMFSSFGKAINPTCITFLSESAIDAGIPKQLQLERSCAAVKNTRTISKQSMKLNDAKPKIEVDPQTYEVFANEELLTCAPAESLPLAQRYLLL from the coding sequence ATGCCTTTCAAAATTTCACGCCAAGCTTATGCAGAGACTTATGGTCCCACTAAAGGGGATCGCATTCGACTTGCAGATACTGACTTGATTCTCGAAGTTGAAAAAGACCATACTCATTATGGAGACGAAGTTAAATTTGGTGGAGGTAAAGTTATTCGTGATGGCATGGGTCAATCACAACTAAGTAGAGACAATGGAGTAGTAGATACCGTTATCACCAATGCACTGATTCTAGATTGGTGGGGTATTGTTAAAGCTGATATTGGTATTAAAAATGGAAGAATCTCTGGTATTGGGAAAGCGGGAAATCCTGATACACAAGAAGGCGTAAATATTTTTATAGGAGCGAGTACAGAAGCAATCGCAGGAGAGGGAAATATTATTACTGCAGGAGGTATTGATAGTCATATTCATTTTATTTGTCCACAGCAAATAGAGACTGCTTTAGCTAGTGGTGTTACTACAATGCTTGGAGGAGGGACAGGTCCAGCAACAGGCACTAATGCAACAACCTGTACTCCAGGAGCATTCCACATATCAAGAATGCTGCAATCAGCAGAAGGATTTCCTGTTAATTTGGGATTCTTTGGAAAAGGCAATGTTACTAATAAAGAAGCATTAGAAGAACAAGTTAGAGCAGGTGCTTGTGGATTAAAACTTCATGAGGACTGGGGAACCACACCAGCTTGCATAGATTCTTGCCTTACTGTCGCAGATAATTTAGATGTACAAGTTTGCATTCACACAGATACTCTAAATGAAGCTGGTTTTGTTGAAGATACAATTCGAGCAATAAAAGGAAGAACAATTCATACCTTCCATACCGAAGGAGCTGGAGGTGGTCATGCTCCAGACATTATCAAAATTTGTGGAGAATCTAATGTTATTCCTAGCAGCACAAATCCAACCAGACCTTTCACTCTAAATACATTAGAAGAGCATCTAGACATGTTGATGGTTTGCCATCATTTGGATCCCAAAATACCTGAAGATGTTGCATTCGCCGAATCAAGAATACGTCGTGAAACTATTGCTGCTGAGGACATACTCCACGATTTAGGAGCCTTTTCTATTATTGCTAGTGATTCTCAGGCCATGGGAAGAGTTGGAGAAGTTATTAGTCGAACTTTTCAAACTGCTCACAAAATGAAAGTTCAAAGAGGACCATTACCAGAGGATAACGAGCGAAATGATAATCATCGTATTAAAAGGTACATCTCAAAGGTAACAATTAATCCGGCCATCGCTCATGGAATAAATAGTCATGTGGGTTCGATAGAAGTTGGGAAACTGGCAGATTTAGTACTTTGGAAGCCAGGTTTTTTTGGAATCAAACCTGACTTAGTCGTTAAAGGAGGATCTATAGCATGGGCTCAAATGGGAGATGCAAACGCCTCAATCCCTACTCCTCAACCAGTACATGGTCGACCAATGTTCTCTTCATTTGGAAAAGCAATAAATCCTACATGCATAACCTTCTTAAGCGAGTCTGCAATAGACGCTGGCATTCCCAAACAACTTCAATTAGAACGATCTTGTGCTGCGGTTAAGAACACAAGAACGATATCAAAACAATCAATGAAGCTCAATGACGCTAAACCCAAGATAGAAGTGGACCCTCAAACATATGAAGTTTTTGCAAATGAAGAGCTTTTAACTTGTGCACCCGCAGAATCACTACCGCTTGCTCAAAGATATCTATTACTTTAA
- the clpS gene encoding ATP-dependent Clp protease adapter ClpS yields the protein MVDSANQTDGETAVIDREVQRVRKVSPKYKVLLHNDPVNTMDYVVETLRQVVPQLSEQDALNIMLETHNNGIGLVIVCDLEPAEFYSESLKAKGLTSTIELES from the coding sequence ATGGTTGATTCGGCAAATCAAACTGATGGAGAGACTGCTGTTATTGATCGAGAAGTTCAGCGAGTAAGAAAAGTATCTCCTAAATACAAGGTACTACTTCATAATGATCCAGTAAATACAATGGATTATGTAGTTGAAACTTTAAGACAAGTAGTGCCACAATTAAGTGAACAGGATGCTTTGAATATTATGCTAGAAACACATAACAATGGTATTGGGCTTGTTATTGTATGTGATTTAGAACCTGCTGAATTTTATTCTGAATCTTTAAAGGCAAAAGGCCTAACAAGTACAATAGAATTAGAAAGCTGA